Proteins co-encoded in one Microaerobacter geothermalis genomic window:
- the pgeF gene encoding peptidoglycan editing factor PgeF — translation MKYIDDPFQFNHDSAGPFFHIERWEKQFSGLIAGISTRTSGISKKIDKPLNMNPFMENIGINWKSWSCANQVHGTEVGIVQHNSPMNQPLGEMDGLITSEKGILLTALFADCVPLFFLDPEKEVIGLAHAGWRGTVKNMAGKMVREMTNHFQSKPDQIRAVIGPSIGICCYEVSDEVVEAVYSILSTDREDQWNIKKENGKCHINLQEINHLIMLKEGILPHHIEVTSYCTSCQNSLFYSYRKEKGTTGRQVAFMGWQE, via the coding sequence GTGAAGTATATAGATGATCCTTTTCAATTCAATCATGATTCTGCCGGGCCATTTTTTCATATTGAGAGATGGGAAAAGCAATTTTCTGGACTCATCGCAGGTATCAGTACACGAACGAGTGGAATAAGTAAAAAGATAGACAAACCCCTGAATATGAACCCTTTTATGGAGAATATAGGAATCAACTGGAAATCATGGAGTTGTGCCAATCAAGTTCATGGAACCGAAGTAGGAATTGTGCAGCATAATAGTCCCATGAATCAACCGTTGGGAGAAATGGATGGGTTAATCACCTCTGAAAAAGGAATTCTTTTAACCGCTTTATTTGCCGATTGTGTCCCTCTTTTCTTTTTGGATCCGGAAAAAGAAGTGATCGGGTTAGCCCATGCTGGTTGGAGAGGAACTGTAAAGAATATGGCTGGAAAAATGGTCAGAGAAATGACAAACCATTTTCAATCCAAGCCAGATCAAATTCGTGCCGTAATCGGACCTTCGATTGGAATTTGTTGCTATGAAGTGAGCGATGAAGTGGTGGAAGCGGTTTATTCGATTTTATCAACCGATCGTGAAGACCAATGGAATATAAAGAAAGAAAATGGAAAGTGTCATATTAATTTGCAAGAAATTAACCATCTGATAATGTTAAAAGAAGGAATTTTGCCCCATCATATCGAAGTGACATCATATTGTACCAGTTGCCAAAATTCCCTTTTTTATTCTTATCGAAAAGAGAAAGGGACCACCGGGCGTCAGGTTGCATTTATGGGTTGGCAGGAATAG
- a CDS encoding YlmC/YmxH family sporulation protein produces MLKISEFQTKDVVNIIDGKKLGQVSDLELDLKNGRIEAIVVPGPGKFLGFFGGGNQIVIPWRNIVKIGMDVILIKLDSGYSPNPPQTEGNYPMYFDKING; encoded by the coding sequence ATGCTAAAGATTTCTGAATTCCAAACCAAAGATGTCGTCAATATTATAGATGGAAAAAAATTAGGGCAAGTGAGTGACTTGGAGTTGGATCTTAAAAATGGCCGGATTGAAGCCATTGTTGTTCCAGGCCCAGGGAAATTTTTAGGTTTTTTTGGCGGTGGAAATCAAATTGTCATCCCGTGGAGGAATATCGTAAAAATAGGGATGGATGTAATCTTGATTAAGCTGGACTCAGGATATTCACCTAATCCTCCCCAAACAGAAGGAAATTATCCCATGTATTTTGATAAGATAAATGGTTAA